The Mercurialis annua linkage group LG2, ddMerAnnu1.2, whole genome shotgun sequence genome contains a region encoding:
- the LOC126670049 gene encoding uncharacterized protein LOC126670049 — protein MARDVEKMVAVGLIWGSTNALIRRGAILWDKKSGNSPSSSHTSQKLHHKLISSLTDLLNLLLFWQYSVPFLVNLSASATFFALLNDAPISLAVPVTNATTFAATAVFGMLLGENTHGGLALLGTGFIVIGIWLCIT, from the coding sequence ATGGCAAGAGACGTAGAAAAAATGGTGGCAGTAGGCCTAATTTGGGGCTCCACCAACGCCTTAATCCGCCGCGGTGCAATCCTCTGGGACAAAAAATCCGGCAATTCTCCCTCCTCGTCGCATACTTCACAAAAGCTACACCACAAACTCATATCTTCGCTCACTGACTTACTCAATCTCCTATTATTTTGGCAATATTCCGTTCCTTTCTTGGTTAATCTCTCCGCCTCCGCTACTTTTTTTGCTCTCTTAAACGACGCACCTATTTCTTTAGCTGTTCCCGTCACTAATGCTACTACTTTCGCCGCTACGGCTGTGTTTGGAATGCTTTTAGGAGAAAACACACACGGTGGACTCGCTTTGTTAGGTACGGGCTTTATTGTAATTGGTATTTGGCTTTGTATTACGTGA
- the LOC126670048 gene encoding probable xyloglucan endotransglucosylase/hydrolase protein 26: MASSQILMVALALLMFITACQLSPAEANFRKSTYFYWGAQHSAVLGNGDELQLVLDQTSGSGIKSKQSFLFGSIQMLIKLVSGNSAGTVTAYYVSSTGDRHDEIDFEFLGNVSGQPYIIHTNIFTQGNGSREQQFYPWFDPTAAFHNYTIHWNPSAVVWYVDSIPIRVYRNYENEGIGYPNKQGMRAYSSLWNADNWATRGGLVKIDWNSAPFIARYRTFRGRACKWNGPVSINTCAATTPANWWTSPVYSQLSVAKLGQLKWVRDNYMIYNYCTDTKRYNGQVPPECSKPQF; this comes from the exons ATGGCAAGTTCACAGATATTGATGGTAGCTCTAGCTCTACTCATGTTTATAACAGCATGTCAGCTGAGTCCAGCTGAGGCTAACTTCCGCAAGAGTACGTATTTCTACTGGGGTGCTCAGCACTCTGCAGTTCTGGGCAATGGTGATGAGCTTCAACTTGTATTGGATCAAACATCAG GATCAGgtattaaatcaaaacaatCATTTCTGTTTGGAAGCATTCAAATGTTAATCAAGTTGGTATCTGGGAACTCAGCTGGAACAGTCACAGCCTACTAT GTGTCATCTACTGGAGACAGGCATGACGAGATAGACTTTGAGTTCTTAGGTAATGTATCAGGACAACCATATATTATCCACACAAACATATTCACTCAAGGAAATGGAAGCAGGGAGCAGCAATTTTATCCCTGGTTTGATCCAACTGCAGCTTTCCACAACTACACCATTCATTGGAACCCTTCCGCAGTCGT GTGGTATGTTGACAGTATTCCAATCCGTGTTTACCGAAACTATGAGAACGAGGGCATAGGTTATCCAAACAAACAGGGGATGAGGGCATACTCCAGCCTATGGAACGCAGATAACTGGGCAACAAGAGGCGGACTAGTTAAAATTGACTGGAATAGTGCACCATTCATAGCAAGATACCGCACTTTCAGGGGCAGGGCTTGCAAATGGAACGGACCAGTCAGCATCAATACATGCGCTGCCACCACTCCAGCCAACTGGTGGACATCGCCAGTATACAGCCAATTGAGTGTCGCCAAACTCGGTCAGTTGAAATGGGTCAGAGATAACTATATGATCTACAATTACTGCACGGATACTAAAAGATACAATGGACAAGTGCCTCCAGAATGCTCCAAACCACAGTTCTAA